A genomic window from Leptolyngbya sp. BL0902 includes:
- a CDS encoding YkvA family protein: MNKGTKNGPMQNGFVKNGLLSQPIMQGYRRLIRHPKYRWAILLGTLVYLVSPVDISPDVFPVVGWVDDGLIATLAISEVTQLLLERKRNLRRATQAPSSATETGQTQVLDVNAVVVPR; the protein is encoded by the coding sequence ATGAACAAGGGCACAAAGAACGGCCCCATGCAGAATGGATTTGTGAAAAACGGACTATTGAGCCAGCCCATCATGCAGGGCTATCGTCGCCTGATTCGCCACCCCAAGTATCGCTGGGCAATTCTCCTAGGCACCCTGGTCTACTTGGTTAGTCCGGTGGATATCTCCCCCGATGTGTTTCCGGTGGTGGGCTGGGTCGATGACGGCCTGATCGCCACCCTCGCCATTTCGGAAGTGACCCAGCTTTTGCTAGAGCGCAAACGCAACCTGCGCCGCGCCACCCAGGCCCCATCCTCCGCCACCGAGACTGGGCAAACCCAGGTGCTGGATGTTAATGCGGTGGTGGTTCCTCGCTAG
- a CDS encoding phosphatase PAP2 family protein gives MKQLPWKAWKQRWLWPGLALGGVIALGGAVALSPALTRWDQSLLLALHRYATPGMDRFVLGFTDLGTVWGVLPGTVLLGVVLLQRRQPRQSAFLVLSVLGALVLNLLLKGLWQRARPNLWEGIPLYPDPSFPSGHATFSAAFVLAVVLLSQTSPHHRWPHHRWLGGLGGLLALLIGLSRSYLGVHYPSDVVGGWLLAVGWTVGLYQAMFSDFTPPSPSEEPPPH, from the coding sequence GTGAAACAACTCCCCTGGAAAGCCTGGAAGCAGAGATGGCTATGGCCCGGTTTGGCCTTGGGAGGCGTGATAGCCCTGGGTGGGGCCGTGGCGCTTTCTCCCGCGCTCACCCGTTGGGATCAATCTCTTCTGTTAGCCCTACACCGCTATGCTACGCCGGGGATGGATCGCTTTGTCCTGGGGTTTACCGACCTGGGCACTGTGTGGGGTGTGCTGCCGGGAACCGTCCTTTTGGGAGTTGTGCTATTACAGCGTCGCCAGCCGCGCCAGAGTGCCTTCCTCGTCCTATCGGTGCTGGGAGCCCTGGTTTTGAACTTGCTGTTAAAAGGGCTGTGGCAACGGGCGCGGCCTAACCTCTGGGAGGGTATTCCGCTCTATCCTGACCCTAGTTTTCCCAGTGGCCACGCGACTTTTTCCGCTGCCTTTGTCCTAGCGGTGGTGCTGCTGAGCCAGACGAGCCCCCATCACCGCTGGCCCCATCACCGCTGGCTGGGGGGGCTGGGGGGGCTGCTGGCGCTGCTCATCGGGCTTAGTCGTTCCTACCTGGGGGTGCACTATCCCAGCGATGTAGTGGGGGGCTGGCTACTGGCTGTGGGCTGGACGGTGGGGCTGTATCAGGCCATGTTTTCAGATTTCACCCCCCCTTCCCCTAGCGAGGAACCACCACCGCATTAA
- the cutA gene encoding divalent-cation tolerance protein CutA, translated as MPPSLLRPGQPFGLVLVTIDSEANAQALAQKLVEARLAACVSLAPVQSIYRWQGAIQQEREWQLTLKTNLTRLEEITQFISQHHPYDVPEIIALPLVAGSVAYLNWLAEQTQPPPRAEA; from the coding sequence ATGCCTCCCTCCCTCCTTCGTCCCGGCCAACCCTTCGGCCTCGTACTCGTCACCATAGACAGCGAAGCCAACGCCCAAGCCTTGGCCCAAAAACTGGTAGAAGCTCGTCTGGCCGCCTGTGTCAGCCTTGCCCCCGTGCAGTCGATTTACCGTTGGCAGGGGGCTATCCAACAGGAGCGTGAATGGCAACTCACCCTCAAAACCAACCTCACCCGGCTAGAGGAGATCACCCAGTTTATTTCCCAGCACCACCCCTACGACGTGCCAGAAATCATCGCTCTACCCTTAGTGGCGGGGTCTGTAGCCTACCTAAACTGGCTGGCCGAACAAACGCAGCCCCCGCCCAGAGCAGAGGCTTAG
- a CDS encoding isoaspartyl peptidase/L-asparaginase yields MNPKVIIHGGAGSALQDKGGLAAVRQDLHTIVGQIYQRAQAGDRAVDCVVYGCQLLEDAPRFNAGYGSVLQSDGQVRMSAALMDGQAQRLSGVINVSRVAHPIALAAHLQGANDRVLSDVGSMELARELAIPLFDPITDLRLREWMQERANNFQRSMAGVVAESSDAKDPNARRGTIGVVVLDAEGRLAVGTSTGGKGLERIGRVSDSAMPAGTYANAQAAVSCTGIGEDIIDECLAARLVIRISDGMPPADALAKSFTEATRNQRDFGAIGLTQGGHILWGKTSDVLLAAYHTGQTQGDTLDQPHGTQTGCIVA; encoded by the coding sequence ATGAATCCCAAGGTGATCATCCACGGTGGTGCGGGCAGTGCCCTCCAAGACAAAGGCGGGCTGGCGGCGGTGCGTCAGGATTTACACACCATCGTGGGTCAAATTTATCAACGCGCCCAAGCCGGAGATCGGGCTGTGGATTGCGTAGTCTACGGCTGTCAACTGCTGGAGGATGCCCCTCGGTTCAATGCAGGCTATGGGTCGGTGTTGCAGTCCGATGGCCAAGTGCGGATGAGCGCAGCGCTGATGGATGGTCAAGCCCAACGGCTGAGCGGGGTGATTAACGTATCGCGGGTGGCCCATCCCATTGCCCTCGCCGCCCATTTGCAGGGGGCCAATGACCGGGTGTTGTCAGACGTGGGATCGATGGAACTGGCTAGAGAATTGGCCATACCGCTGTTCGACCCGATCACCGACCTACGCCTGCGGGAATGGATGCAGGAACGGGCCAACAATTTTCAGCGGTCGATGGCCGGAGTGGTGGCCGAGTCCTCGGATGCCAAAGATCCCAACGCCCGACGGGGCACCATTGGCGTCGTGGTGCTGGATGCAGAAGGTCGTTTGGCGGTGGGCACCTCCACTGGAGGTAAAGGACTAGAGCGCATCGGTCGCGTGAGTGATTCCGCCATGCCAGCGGGCACCTACGCCAACGCCCAGGCCGCCGTAAGCTGCACGGGCATCGGTGAAGACATCATCGACGAATGCCTCGCCGCCCGACTGGTCATCCGCATCAGCGATGGCATGCCCCCCGCCGATGCCCTGGCTAAATCCTTCACCGAAGCAACCCGCAACCAGCGGGATTTTGGGGCTATCGGCCTCACCCAAGGCGGCCACATTCTCTGGGGAAAAACCAGCGACGTTCTCCTCGCGGCTTACCACACGGGCCAAACCCAAGGCGACACCCTCGACCAACCCCACGGCACCCAAACCGGGTGCATTGTGGCCTAA
- a CDS encoding glycoside hydrolase family 10 protein, giving the protein MGMGWMGQRKIWRRLGSFVLALVLVLGVQSGLPLWAAMATGEMASVRPLAQALPPDQPVAPPPVIPIDIRQHWAADCMAALAQAQIITADPSARFYPDEPILWGDYVALLNRLIPPGVAGGWANPLERALGLTTAPTVASHYPSQYYQPDRPLVRAEGIMALAAKLGANHVIAANTLVTNSLADGAQVPGYAREGVAAALAQGLVVNYPEANQLHSTQRLTRGEAAALVCQADPSLALRRWIDPAWVAVAESPGSVPVPLAETRGVWLTNIDSQVLFSTEALTAGVEQLADLNFNTLYPVVWNWGYTLYPSITAERELGVSQHLYADLRPPQRGAVDGARDMMLEAVELGHAKGMAVIPWFEFGFMAPEPYDLYRRHPDWFTHKRVEPPAPEEPQARAKASPTAATPKGRALTPTEEASRQAKLALGQEAVPSLVQTKQDGDQPEENGLSPEVLADPGIWLEGGRLPRRWLSPFHPQAKRFLLQLINELVSNYDVDGFQFDDHLGIPVEFGYDAYTINLYKSEHNGQEPPANYQDPEWMAWRANKISDFLAEVYQMVKTRRPNAVISISPNPHPFAYAYYLQDWPTWVNRGIVDELIVQIYRNDQNRFIWEMNKPYMQTALRKIPTSVGILSGLRAAPVGMDHISDQIKAVRDRRFSGMSFFFYESLWMPTPRERREDRVAGFQQAFASGASRPSGPTVGPLLRGRLLRDQITQSRLGAGD; this is encoded by the coding sequence ATGGGCATGGGATGGATGGGGCAACGGAAAATTTGGCGGCGGCTGGGCAGTTTTGTCCTGGCCTTGGTGTTGGTGTTGGGTGTTCAGAGCGGCCTCCCGCTATGGGCGGCGATGGCGACTGGGGAGATGGCCTCCGTTCGTCCGTTGGCCCAAGCCCTGCCCCCAGATCAGCCCGTCGCCCCACCCCCAGTAATTCCCATCGACATTCGTCAACACTGGGCCGCAGACTGCATGGCCGCCCTAGCCCAGGCCCAGATCATCACCGCCGACCCAAGCGCCCGCTTCTATCCCGATGAGCCCATTCTGTGGGGCGACTATGTGGCGCTGCTCAACCGACTCATTCCTCCCGGTGTGGCGGGGGGCTGGGCCAACCCCCTGGAACGCGCCCTAGGGCTGACCACCGCGCCCACGGTGGCGTCCCACTATCCCAGCCAGTATTACCAGCCGGATCGCCCCCTGGTGCGGGCCGAGGGCATCATGGCCTTGGCGGCAAAGCTAGGGGCCAACCACGTCATTGCCGCCAATACCCTAGTAACCAACAGCCTAGCGGATGGGGCGCAGGTGCCTGGGTATGCGCGGGAGGGGGTAGCCGCAGCCTTGGCCCAGGGCCTCGTGGTGAACTATCCCGAAGCCAATCAGCTCCACTCAACCCAGCGGCTCACCCGAGGCGAGGCGGCAGCGCTGGTGTGTCAGGCCGATCCTAGCCTAGCCCTACGGCGGTGGATTGATCCGGCCTGGGTGGCGGTAGCCGAAAGCCCCGGTTCCGTCCCCGTTCCCCTTGCCGAGACGCGAGGGGTGTGGCTCACCAACATTGACAGCCAGGTGCTATTTTCCACCGAGGCTCTGACAGCAGGGGTCGAACAACTGGCCGACCTCAACTTCAACACCCTCTACCCCGTGGTTTGGAACTGGGGCTATACCCTATATCCCAGCATCACCGCTGAGCGAGAGTTGGGCGTGAGTCAACACCTCTACGCCGACCTGCGCCCACCCCAGCGAGGAGCCGTAGACGGAGCCAGGGACATGATGCTGGAGGCCGTAGAGCTCGGCCACGCTAAGGGTATGGCTGTCATCCCCTGGTTTGAGTTTGGCTTTATGGCCCCCGAACCCTACGACCTGTATCGCCGCCACCCCGACTGGTTTACCCACAAGCGGGTTGAGCCCCCCGCCCCAGAGGAACCCCAGGCCAGGGCCAAGGCATCACCAACGGCGGCTACCCCCAAAGGGCGAGCCCTCACCCCCACGGAGGAGGCCAGTCGGCAGGCCAAGCTAGCCCTGGGCCAGGAGGCTGTCCCAAGCCTGGTTCAGACCAAGCAGGATGGCGACCAACCCGAGGAGAATGGTCTGTCGCCAGAGGTGCTGGCCGACCCCGGCATTTGGCTAGAGGGGGGACGACTGCCCCGCCGTTGGCTCAGCCCCTTCCATCCCCAGGCCAAGCGATTTTTGTTGCAGCTCATCAACGAACTGGTCAGCAACTACGACGTAGACGGCTTTCAGTTTGATGACCACTTGGGCATACCCGTAGAGTTTGGCTACGACGCCTATACGATCAACCTCTACAAGTCTGAACACAACGGCCAAGAGCCCCCAGCCAACTACCAAGACCCGGAATGGATGGCTTGGCGAGCCAACAAAATCTCCGATTTCTTAGCCGAGGTCTACCAAATGGTGAAGACCCGTCGGCCCAACGCGGTGATTTCCATTTCCCCCAACCCCCACCCCTTTGCCTACGCCTACTACCTGCAAGACTGGCCCACCTGGGTGAATCGGGGCATTGTGGATGAGCTAATTGTGCAGATTTACCGCAATGACCAAAACCGCTTCATCTGGGAGATGAACAAACCCTACATGCAGACCGCTCTCCGCAAAATTCCCACCAGCGTCGGTATTCTCAGCGGTCTCCGTGCGGCCCCAGTGGGGATGGATCACATCAGCGACCAAATCAAGGCCGTCCGAGATCGTCGCTTCTCCGGTATGTCCTTCTTCTTCTACGAGTCCCTCTGGATGCCCACCCCCCGCGAACGGCGCGAAGACCGCGTTGCTGGATTTCAGCAAGCCTTTGCCAGCGGGGCTTCTCGTCCCAGTGGGCCAACCGTAGGGCCGCTGCTGCGGGGGCGTCTGCTGCGGGATCAGATCACCCAGAGTCGCTTGGGTGCGGGGGATTGA
- a CDS encoding translation initiation factor yields MGKRKASGAGGDRAVYREFGPADPMARAVPDRPPNQQKLKVEVSRKGRGGKTVTIISGFQHPPDTLSTLAKQLKAQCGTGGTAKEDSIEIQGDHAPKLLELLAAKGYQVKRSGGQ; encoded by the coding sequence ATGGGGAAACGCAAGGCATCTGGTGCGGGCGGTGATCGGGCGGTGTATCGAGAGTTTGGCCCAGCGGATCCGATGGCGCGGGCAGTACCGGATCGGCCTCCGAACCAGCAAAAACTCAAGGTGGAAGTGAGCCGTAAGGGACGGGGCGGCAAAACTGTCACTATTATCAGCGGCTTTCAGCACCCACCGGACACCCTCAGCACCCTGGCCAAGCAGCTAAAAGCCCAGTGCGGCACCGGGGGCACCGCTAAGGAGGACAGCATTGAAATCCAAGGCGACCATGCGCCCAAACTGCTGGAACTTTTGGCGGCCAAGGGCTATCAGGTAAAACGCAGCGGCGGGCAATGA
- a CDS encoding cation:proton antiporter, producing the protein MQNLFSPLPDSPIIGFTILLLVTLTVPPLFERLRLPGLVGLLAAGVILGPSAMGLLSPDGELEKLLSDVGKIYLMFVAGMEIDLRDFKNTRNRSLGFGFTTFAVPLTAGMVLSLAFGFGWVKAILIGSLLASHTLLAYPIIMRLGIAKEVSVGATVGATIFTDIGALMVLAMCVAAQAGDFSAQTVVSQVFMLATFSLLVLVGLDRAGKRYFRHNGDREGNQFLFVLAAVFLAAVGSQMINVDKIVGAFLAGLAVNDVVGESPVKEKVEFVGGVLFIPFFFVCMGLLIDLDLFMESMTTNLAFTVTLTVALIGSKFLAALIIKPLYGYRWAQTLTMWSLSMPQVAATLAAALVGLEQGILTALEFNAVIVMMLVTSVLGPLLTARFAGKLVATPVLKASGASLHREDDLPETLETDLGHLAPEAHLASPFTVVVPIYNPITQRYLIEMAALLASHEHGRVVPVTITRAQVHMDEPGLAAAIGHGRKMLQRAERLSQDFKADAFSVLRIDDDVSGGITRAAREQNANLILMGWSRRGFRARLFGTLIDDVFWSSHCPVAVARLLTEPIEIQRILVPMKAITPQSIRIARFAQIFADTHAAAVTLLHVHDPYTPAPAIDAFKAELAKVMAEGPPIAWNVQTVDGNDPAEVILQVVQGFDLVVLRSMRRRTVGGLAVSDVTHRVIDEATCSLILFGEPHS; encoded by the coding sequence ATGCAAAACCTGTTTAGCCCCCTACCCGATAGCCCCATCATTGGGTTCACAATTCTGTTGCTCGTCACCCTCACAGTGCCACCCTTGTTTGAGCGACTGCGGCTGCCCGGACTGGTGGGGCTGCTGGCGGCAGGGGTCATTTTGGGGCCAAGTGCGATGGGCTTGCTCAGCCCCGATGGAGAGTTGGAAAAGCTGCTCTCCGATGTGGGCAAAATTTATCTCATGTTTGTGGCGGGGATGGAAATTGACCTGCGCGACTTCAAAAACACTCGCAATCGCTCCCTAGGGTTTGGCTTTACCACTTTTGCCGTGCCCCTAACGGCGGGCATGGTGCTGAGTTTGGCCTTTGGGTTTGGCTGGGTTAAGGCGATTTTAATTGGGTCGCTGCTGGCGTCCCACACCCTGCTGGCCTACCCCATCATCATGCGGTTGGGCATTGCCAAGGAGGTGTCGGTGGGGGCGACGGTGGGGGCCACCATTTTCACCGACATTGGAGCCCTGATGGTGCTGGCCATGTGTGTGGCCGCCCAGGCCGGAGATTTTTCGGCCCAAACGGTGGTCAGTCAGGTGTTTATGCTGGCCACCTTTTCGCTGCTGGTGCTGGTGGGGCTAGATCGGGCGGGCAAGCGCTACTTTCGCCACAACGGCGATAGGGAGGGCAACCAGTTTTTGTTTGTGCTGGCGGCGGTCTTCCTGGCGGCGGTAGGGTCGCAGATGATTAACGTCGATAAGATTGTGGGGGCTTTTTTGGCGGGGCTGGCGGTCAACGATGTGGTAGGCGAGAGCCCCGTGAAGGAAAAGGTGGAGTTTGTGGGGGGAGTGCTGTTTATCCCCTTTTTCTTTGTCTGTATGGGCCTGTTGATTGACCTCGACCTCTTCATGGAGTCGATGACCACAAACTTGGCGTTTACCGTGACCCTCACCGTCGCCCTCATTGGCAGCAAGTTTCTCGCCGCCCTGATCATCAAGCCCCTCTACGGCTACCGCTGGGCACAAACCCTGACGATGTGGTCGCTGTCGATGCCCCAGGTAGCCGCCACCTTGGCGGCGGCACTGGTGGGCCTAGAGCAGGGCATTCTCACGGCCCTAGAGTTTAATGCCGTAATTGTGATGATGCTCGTGACGTCAGTGCTTGGGCCGCTCCTCACCGCCCGCTTTGCCGGAAAGCTGGTGGCCACTCCCGTCTTGAAGGCCAGTGGAGCGTCTCTCCATCGAGAGGATGACCTCCCTGAGACCTTGGAGACCGACCTCGGCCACCTAGCCCCAGAGGCCCATCTGGCCAGCCCCTTCACGGTGGTGGTACCCATCTACAACCCCATCACCCAGCGCTACCTGATTGAGATGGCGGCGCTGCTGGCCAGCCATGAGCACGGTCGGGTGGTGCCCGTCACCATCACCCGCGCCCAGGTACACATGGATGAACCGGGCTTGGCCGCCGCCATTGGCCACGGGCGCAAAATGCTGCAAAGGGCTGAACGGCTAAGCCAAGACTTCAAGGCCGATGCCTTTTCAGTGCTGCGGATTGATGACGACGTCTCTGGGGGCATTACCCGCGCCGCCCGCGAACAAAACGCCAACCTGATTTTGATGGGCTGGAGTCGGCGGGGCTTTCGGGCGCGGCTGTTTGGCACCCTGATTGACGACGTGTTTTGGTCGTCCCACTGTCCGGTGGCGGTGGCCCGCCTGCTGACCGAACCCATCGAGATCCAACGTATTCTGGTGCCGATGAAGGCGATTACTCCCCAGTCCATCCGTATCGCCCGCTTTGCCCAAATCTTTGCCGATACCCACGCCGCCGCCGTTACCCTGCTCCACGTCCACGATCCCTACACCCCTGCCCCCGCCATTGATGCCTTTAAAGCCGAACTGGCCAAGGTCATGGCCGAGGGGCCACCGATTGCCTGGAACGTCCAAACCGTGGATGGCAATGATCCGGCGGAGGTGATTCTCCAGGTGGTTCAGGGGTTTGATCTGGTGGTGCTGCGTTCCATGCGCCGCCGCACCGTAGGGGGCTTGGCCGTTAGCGATGTCACCCACCGCGTTATTGACGAAGCCACCTGTTCCCTCATTCTCTTTGGCGAACCCCACAGCTAG
- a CDS encoding MOSC domain-containing protein, translating to MTPYLARIDLFPIKSLDGVSVLEATVLDQGALQGDRTYALFDAQERFIHAKRTATIHGLRASYSPDLKTVTCAKAGFGSASFRLPDDLASLAHWLGQALQQPVTLKSNVEVGFPDDTVAAGPTVISTATLETVAQWYPGLSLEDVRRRFRSNLEIGGVPPFWEDRLFSARGAPVPFTVGAVTIDGINPCQRCPVPTRDALTGAETVDFQRQFVAQRQATLPPWAAAQRFNHFYRLAVNTVIRHQGGQRLAVGDPIRLGQP from the coding sequence ATGACGCCCTATCTCGCTCGGATTGATTTGTTTCCCATCAAGTCCTTGGATGGGGTATCGGTGCTAGAGGCCACCGTGCTAGACCAGGGAGCCCTCCAGGGAGACCGTACCTACGCGCTGTTTGATGCCCAAGAACGTTTCATCCACGCCAAGCGCACCGCAACCATCCATGGCCTACGGGCCAGCTATAGCCCGGATTTAAAGACTGTGACCTGCGCCAAGGCGGGCTTTGGGTCGGCCTCCTTTCGGCTGCCAGACGACTTGGCATCGCTGGCCCATTGGCTAGGGCAAGCCCTCCAGCAGCCCGTTACCCTCAAATCCAACGTCGAGGTAGGCTTTCCCGACGACACCGTTGCCGCTGGGCCAACGGTGATCAGCACCGCCACCCTCGAAACCGTGGCCCAGTGGTATCCAGGGCTCTCCTTAGAGGATGTGCGCCGCCGCTTTCGCAGCAACCTGGAAATTGGCGGTGTGCCCCCCTTTTGGGAAGATCGCCTCTTCAGCGCCAGGGGTGCCCCCGTCCCCTTCACCGTGGGAGCAGTGACGATAGACGGCATCAACCCTTGCCAGCGCTGCCCTGTGCCCACCCGCGATGCCCTCACCGGGGCCGAAACCGTCGACTTTCAGCGTCAATTTGTGGCCCAGCGGCAAGCCACCCTGCCGCCTTGGGCAGCGGCCCAGCGGTTCAACCATTTCTATCGCCTTGCGGTCAACACCGTGATCCGCCATCAAGGGGGCCAACGCTTAGCGGTAGGGGATCCGATCCGCCTAGGTCAGCCATGA
- a CDS encoding aminotransferase class V-fold PLP-dependent enzyme encodes MDVAALIEHRRSFPALQRGQYFNYGGQGPMASVALEAMAEAHRHIQTVGPFSNTVNQWIGAEAVRTRQVIAAELGTTADTLTLTEDVTVGCNIPLWGMPWQAGDHILLSDCEHPGVIAAVQEIGRRYGVTHSTCPLMATVNGGDSMAVIEQALQPNTRLLVISHIFWNTGQVLPLKAIADLCHQRPHPVRVLVDAAQSVGSLPLDLPALGVDFYAFTGHKWWCGPGGLGGLYVRPEAMEAIHPTFIGWRSITTDAAGNPTGWQPNGQRFEVATSDYALQSGLRAALAHQATWGTAEERYQRICQLSQRLWHQIIAMPHLRPVRQTPPDSGLISFWVLQDGEPSPQRHRHLVETLESEGIFLRTLLSPHCVRACVHYLTLESEVDALADRLRALA; translated from the coding sequence ATGGATGTTGCAGCTCTGATCGAGCACCGTCGAAGTTTTCCGGCTCTTCAGCGGGGGCAATATTTTAACTATGGGGGCCAAGGCCCCATGGCATCGGTGGCTCTAGAGGCCATGGCTGAGGCCCATCGCCACATCCAAACTGTGGGGCCGTTTTCCAATACCGTGAACCAGTGGATTGGGGCTGAGGCGGTTCGTACTCGCCAGGTAATAGCAGCGGAACTGGGCACCACCGCCGACACCCTCACCCTCACCGAGGACGTCACGGTGGGCTGCAACATTCCCCTCTGGGGGATGCCCTGGCAAGCGGGGGATCATATCCTGCTGTCGGACTGTGAGCACCCTGGCGTGATTGCTGCGGTGCAGGAAATTGGCCGTCGCTATGGCGTCACCCATAGCACCTGTCCGCTGATGGCCACCGTGAACGGCGGCGATTCCATGGCGGTGATTGAGCAAGCCCTTCAGCCTAATACCCGACTACTGGTCATCAGCCATATCTTTTGGAACACGGGCCAAGTGCTGCCCCTGAAAGCCATTGCCGACCTCTGCCACCAGCGCCCTCACCCGGTACGGGTCTTGGTCGATGCGGCCCAATCTGTGGGGTCGCTGCCCCTAGACTTGCCTGCCCTGGGGGTAGACTTCTACGCCTTTACGGGCCATAAATGGTGGTGCGGGCCAGGAGGCTTGGGGGGGCTCTACGTCCGCCCAGAAGCCATGGAGGCCATCCATCCCACCTTCATTGGCTGGCGCAGCATTACCACCGATGCCGCCGGAAACCCCACCGGATGGCAGCCCAACGGCCAGCGCTTTGAGGTGGCCACCTCCGACTATGCCCTCCAATCAGGACTGCGAGCGGCCCTCGCCCACCAGGCCACCTGGGGCACTGCCGAGGAACGCTATCAGCGGATCTGCCAGCTCAGCCAGCGGCTATGGCACCAGATCATCGCCATGCCCCACCTGCGCCCTGTGCGGCAAACACCGCCCGATTCTGGCCTGATTTCCTTTTGGGTGCTCCAGGACGGCGAGCCCTCCCCCCAACGCCATCGCCACCTGGTCGAAACCCTAGAGTCGGAGGGCATTTTTCTCCGCACGCTGCTGTCGCCCCACTGTGTGCGGGCCTGCGTCCACTATCTAACCCTAGAATCGGAGGTGGATGCCCTGGCGGATCGCCTGAGAGCCCTCGCCTAG
- a CDS encoding anti-sigma factor family protein → MKRDRFELLSAYLDGEVTPEERRLVQTWLSHDPTAKCLYDRLMVLRHGLREDDAPDTCEADVTLAGVFQCLNRRFRMVTMAGAGVVVLGVLNVLSGTVGPSPARWSLANQAADEVVISNTLQITLDQPAFPIPDPMATPADGTSLKSPGTFPLGTDL, encoded by the coding sequence ATGAAACGAGATCGCTTTGAACTCCTCAGTGCCTACCTCGATGGGGAAGTTACCCCAGAAGAGCGTCGCCTAGTGCAAACCTGGCTTAGCCACGACCCCACCGCCAAGTGTCTATACGACCGCCTCATGGTGTTGCGTCACGGCCTGCGGGAAGATGACGCCCCCGATACCTGCGAAGCCGATGTCACCCTGGCCGGAGTCTTTCAGTGCCTCAATCGGCGCTTTCGCATGGTGACGATGGCTGGGGCTGGCGTCGTTGTCTTGGGCGTGTTGAATGTGCTGTCAGGAACGGTAGGCCCCAGTCCGGCTCGGTGGTCCCTAGCGAACCAAGCCGCAGATGAGGTAGTCATTTCCAATACCCTACAAATCACGCTAGATCAGCCCGCCTTTCCCATTCCAGACCCCATGGCCACCCCCGCCGACGGAACGAGCCTAAAATCGCCGGGTACTTTTCCCCTAGGGACAGACCTTTAG